The Bacteroidales bacterium sequence ATGGCCAGGTTATTCATCACAGCGCCGCCGATAGCAATAAAATGGACTCTCATGGGATTGGGTTTTGTTTTTTAGTATTCAACGCATCAATCAATTCGTTACCAATAAGTACAGGGACAACTTTCATGGTATCTGGAGTAAAAGAAAACTCCAGCACATCATCTACACCAAGCTGGCGAAGGCGTTCGCGATGCAGTGCTTTTTCGATATACTCCATGACATCCGCTTTAGCCACATTCCACAGATCAAGGGCAGCATAAGCCGAATCACAGTTCAGCGAAAACATGCCGCTGCTCATAAGCTTCCCGATGAGTGCACCGGCGAAAATGGTGTCTTCGAGACAAAAGGTGTTCTTCCAGCCGGAACAAAGGATGATTACCTGCTGGTTCTGGTCAACAATCCACTGTGCCAGTGCGCTGATGTTACTAAACGCCCCTAAGACGACGGTTCCCAACTTCCTGGCCGTTTCGATGGCAACAGTTCCATTTGTAGTGCTGAAGACCAGTTTTTCTCCTTTCACACTGCCATCCATAAAATCGAACGCCGAATTGCCGAAATCCGCAAAGTCGAGGATGCTGCCATCCCGCTCGGCTGCCACCGGGTAACCGCTATTCTTCATGGCTTTGGCTTCATCGGGCGATGAAACCGGCAGAATGGATGCTGCCCCGTTGGCTAATGCTGAAACCATGGAAGTGGTTGCCCGCAGTATGTCAACCACAACTACAATAGCCTTGCCTTCAGTAATGATGAAGTTGGCAAGTTGTGGAGAAAAACAGACTTCGATGGTGAATTTGTCGGGCATTTTTTATTAACCCTGGCAGGTCTTCAAACCCTGCCAGGGTTGGAGGATAAAAAAAAGTTTAAACCTGATAAAAGGGAATCTTTACAACCTTTGCTTTCAATAGCTTTTCTCTGACTTTGATATAGATTTCGGCATCTATTGCATCAAATCCGGTTTTGATATATCCCATACCGATGGCTTTTTTCAATGAAGGGGACATGGTTCCGGAGGTGACTTCACCGATGACATTACCCTCTGCATCACAGATTTCGTAGTGTTGGCGAGGAATACCCTTGTCGATCATTTCAAACCCGCGCAGACGTTTGGTTACGCCATTGTTTTTAAGATTTTCATGGTAAGGCCTGTTAATGAAATTATTGCCTTCTGCAAATTTGGTGATCCATCCAAGACCGGCTTCTACTGGGGAGGTGGTGTCGTTGATGTCGTTCCCGTAAAGGCAAAAACCCATCTCAAGTCGCAGGGTGTCGCGGGCGGCCAATCCAATTGGTTTAATGCCAAACTCTGCACCGACTTCAAATACAGCATTCCAGATTTTTTCGGCATGTTGGTTGGGGAAGTAAATTTCAAAACTGTTTTTTTCGCCTGTATAGCCTGTTGCCGACATGATCACATCTGGCACTCCGGCAAATTCGATCACTTTGAATGTGTAGTAGGTGATAACAGAAAGGTCTTCTTTGGTTAGCTTTTGCAAAGTAGCCAGGGCATTTGGACCTTGCACGGCAAGTTGTGAAGTTTCGTCGGAAACATTCATGGTTACAGCGCCCACATCATTGTTGTCGTTGATCCATTTCCAGTCTTTGTCAATGTTTGAAGCATTGATCACCAGCAGATATTTTTCTGCATCAAAGCGGTAAACCAGCAGATCGTCAACAATCCCGCCATCATTGTTCGGGAAGCAGGTGTACTGGATTTTTCCGTCGGTGAGTTTGGCTACATCGTTGGAAGTCAGTTTTTGGACAAGGTCGAAAGCATTTGGGCCTTTTACCCAAACTTCGCCCATGTGTGACACATCAAACACGCCCACGCTCTTCCGCACGGTTTCATGTTCAGCGATTACCCCTTCGAACTGTACAGGCATGTTATATCCTGCAAAAGGCACGATCTTGGCGCCCAGCGCTTCGTGCATCTTTATGAAAGCTGTATTTTTCATTACGATGAATTTGTATGAAGTTTATTTTCCGGCAAATTTACATGAAACTGCCGACTTACATACAGACCGATGAAAATCTATTTACAGGAGAAAAGTAGGGAAACGGGGAGAGATAGCAGGTGAATGGAGAGATTT is a genomic window containing:
- the gcvT gene encoding glycine cleavage system aminomethyltransferase GcvT, which translates into the protein MKNTAFIKMHEALGAKIVPFAGYNMPVQFEGVIAEHETVRKSVGVFDVSHMGEVWVKGPNAFDLVQKLTSNDVAKLTDGKIQYTCFPNNDGGIVDDLLVYRFDAEKYLLVINASNIDKDWKWINDNNDVGAVTMNVSDETSQLAVQGPNALATLQKLTKEDLSVITYYTFKVIEFAGVPDVIMSATGYTGEKNSFEIYFPNQHAEKIWNAVFEVGAEFGIKPIGLAARDTLRLEMGFCLYGNDINDTTSPVEAGLGWITKFAEGNNFINRPYHENLKNNGVTKRLRGFEMIDKGIPRQHYEICDAEGNVIGEVTSGTMSPSLKKAIGMGYIKTGFDAIDAEIYIKVREKLLKAKVVKIPFYQV
- a CDS encoding 2-phosphosulfolactate phosphatase, which gives rise to MPDKFTIEVCFSPQLANFIITEGKAIVVVVDILRATTSMVSALANGAASILPVSSPDEAKAMKNSGYPVAAERDGSILDFADFGNSAFDFMDGSVKGEKLVFSTTNGTVAIETARKLGTVVLGAFSNISALAQWIVDQNQQVIILCSGWKNTFCLEDTIFAGALIGKLMSSGMFSLNCDSAYAALDLWNVAKADVMEYIEKALHRERLRQLGVDDVLEFSFTPDTMKVVPVLIGNELIDALNTKKQNPIP